The stretch of DNA CCCAGGCCAAAATGTTTAGCGATGCGCTCGGCGTCACCGCAATTGCCCTTACCAAGCTCGACGGAACCGCCAAGGGAGGAATCGTTGTCAGCATATGCAGTTCGCTGGAAATCCCATTAAAGTATGTCGGCATTGGAGAAAAAATTGAAGATCTGCAGGAGTTTGATCCTGTCAACTTTGTGAATGCACTCTTTTAGAAATTGACCGATACTGGATTTCGAGAGGCCGCTTCTTGCAAATTCAGCTATAAAGCACCTTGGCGGAATCAATTTCCTAAAAGTGTTGCCGGGTGCTGTTTTATGTTGACATGCAAAATAACCTGCTGTATGGAACGAAAATAACGCCGCTGCATAGGTATTAATTAAAACCAAAAGGGGGGAAACGCATTATGACAAAGGCAGAATTGGTAGAACAAATGGCTAAGGATGCAGGCATTTCAAAAGTTGCCGCTGCGGTCGCACTGAACTCTTTCATGGATGGTGTCACCAAGGCATTGAAGAAAAAGGATGGTAAGGTTACCTTGGTCGGATTCGGCACTTTTTCAAAAGGCCGCAGAAAAGCCCGCAAAGGACGTAATCCTCAAACCGGCGAACCGATCAAAATCAAGGCAAGT from Candidatus Desulfatibia profunda encodes:
- a CDS encoding HU family DNA-binding protein; this translates as MTKAELVEQMAKDAGISKVAAAVALNSFMDGVTKALKKKDGKVTLVGFGTFSKGRRKARKGRNPQTGEPIKIKASNVVKFRAGKKLKNAL